In the Pseudolabrys taiwanensis genome, one interval contains:
- a CDS encoding GntR family transcriptional regulator: MSAAAPDLQRAPSLAEQIYQRLRFQARAGAFEPGERLVESNLATQLAVSRSPVREALSRLTADGLLEMRSGGFYVAMPTPRDMAEIFEMRRLLEPTAARQVAREKSAELVVELTAAFDRTRAANEGGDFATFTDANYSFRALWVARVANRRLRETILRFDDQAGFVRRTTLIRADARIEVIALLQDFITAFKTGDEDIATKATNAFIDGAERHYRDVAHSFS, from the coding sequence ATGTCGGCTGCCGCCCCGGACCTGCAACGTGCGCCCTCGTTGGCGGAGCAGATCTATCAGCGGCTGCGTTTCCAGGCCCGTGCCGGCGCCTTCGAGCCGGGCGAGCGGCTCGTTGAATCGAACTTGGCGACGCAACTCGCGGTGTCGCGCTCGCCCGTGCGGGAAGCCTTGAGCCGGCTGACCGCCGACGGCCTGCTGGAGATGCGCAGCGGCGGCTTCTACGTTGCGATGCCGACGCCGCGGGACATGGCCGAGATCTTCGAGATGCGAAGGTTGCTCGAGCCGACGGCGGCGCGTCAGGTCGCGCGCGAAAAATCGGCTGAGCTGGTCGTTGAACTGACGGCCGCGTTCGACCGCACGCGCGCCGCCAACGAAGGCGGCGACTTCGCCACCTTCACCGACGCGAATTACAGTTTCCGCGCCCTGTGGGTCGCGCGCGTCGCCAATCGGCGTCTGCGCGAAACCATTCTGCGCTTCGACGATCAGGCTGGATTCGTCCGCCGTACGACCTTGATCCGCGCCGACGCCCGCATCGAGGTGATCGCGCTGCTCCAGGATTTCATCACCGCTTTCAAGACCGGCGACGAGGACATCGCCACC
- a CDS encoding flavin reductase family protein, which translates to MTDDAPKPGSGTKTIDVKTFWRAIGVRASAVAVVTAQGAEGPSGFLALSATHLCADPPMLMVSIDKRTSTLAAVEQGKHFAINYLPRGAEAVSDMFGGKTDKRGADRFAPGAWGTLTTGAPVFNDAIGALDCVLEETIERHNTIIAIGRLVDYVGRPDGEPLLFFRGGYR; encoded by the coding sequence ATGACTGACGACGCGCCGAAGCCCGGCTCGGGCACGAAGACCATTGATGTGAAGACGTTCTGGCGCGCCATCGGGGTGCGCGCCTCGGCGGTCGCCGTGGTGACGGCGCAGGGCGCGGAGGGGCCGTCCGGCTTCCTCGCGCTATCGGCCACGCATCTGTGTGCCGATCCGCCGATGCTGATGGTGAGCATCGACAAGCGGACCTCGACGTTGGCCGCTGTCGAGCAGGGCAAGCACTTCGCCATCAATTACCTGCCGCGTGGCGCCGAGGCGGTATCCGACATGTTCGGCGGCAAGACCGACAAACGTGGCGCCGATCGCTTTGCGCCGGGGGCGTGGGGCACGCTCACCACCGGCGCGCCAGTCTTCAACGACGCCATCGGTGCGCTCGACTGCGTGCTTGAGGAGACGATCGAGCGCCACAACACCATCATCGCCATCGGCCGGCTGGTCGATTACGTCGGTCGACCCGATGGCGAGCCGCTGCTGTTCTTCCGGGGAGGCTACCGGTGA
- a CDS encoding flavin reductase family protein, producing the protein MSLDSNLFKRGMRRLASGVSIITTAENGERHGMAATSVCSVSADPPTLLVCVNRTATTHAIIGRAGFFCVNLLAETDDDLARRFSSATERATRFDGREWTTLVTAAPALIGSLASFDCEVMQKIDVDSHTVFIGRVTAIELWRERIVPLVYLDGRFDTLRGAAEDA; encoded by the coding sequence GTGAGCCTCGACAGCAATCTCTTCAAGCGCGGCATGCGGCGGCTGGCCTCCGGCGTATCGATCATCACCACCGCCGAGAACGGCGAGCGCCACGGCATGGCGGCGACGTCGGTTTGCTCGGTGTCGGCCGATCCGCCGACGCTGCTGGTTTGCGTCAATCGCACCGCTACGACGCACGCCATCATCGGGCGCGCCGGCTTCTTCTGCGTCAATCTGCTGGCCGAAACCGACGACGATCTGGCACGCCGCTTTTCGTCGGCGACGGAGCGCGCGACCCGCTTCGACGGACGCGAATGGACGACGCTGGTCACAGCGGCGCCGGCGCTGATTGGCTCGCTCGCGAGCTTCGATTGCGAGGTGATGCAGAAGATCGACGTCGACTCGCATACCGTGTTCATCGGGCGCGTGACCGCGATCGAGCTATGGCGCGAGCGCATCGTGCCGCTCGTTTATCTCGACGGCCGCTTCGATACCTTGCGCGGAGCAGCCGAGGACGCATGA
- a CDS encoding thiolase family protein, whose amino-acid sequence MTVGRGTRKAYDGVVLCLPVTVPYRRYSTNSAQWWIGRALRALVKGSGLSVKDIDGLSISSFTLAPDSAIGLTQHFGLSPRWLDSVPLGGAAAVVSLRRAARAVQAGDADIVACVAGDTNHVDSFRKTLAHFSRFAQDAVYPYAAGGANASFAMIARNYMDTYGAKREDFGKICVAQRENALSYPYALMKSPLTLDAYMGARPIADPIHLFDCVMPCAGAEAFLVCREETAQSLGLPWVRLLSTIERHNAFGDDPVQVRGGWVVDIDELWAMAGVKPTDIDFVETYDDYPVISMMQFEDLGFCKKGEGPDFVRSHSFTNDGDFPHNTSGGQLSVGQAGAAGGHLGVVEAIRQLTGAALGAQVPNAKLGLVSGFGMINYDRGLSSAAAILARPT is encoded by the coding sequence ATGACGGTGGGCCGGGGCACCCGCAAAGCTTATGACGGCGTGGTCTTGTGCCTGCCGGTGACCGTTCCGTATCGGCGCTATTCGACCAACAGCGCCCAGTGGTGGATCGGCCGTGCGTTGCGGGCGCTTGTCAAAGGTTCGGGTCTGAGCGTGAAGGATATCGATGGCCTGTCGATATCCAGCTTCACGCTGGCGCCGGATAGCGCCATCGGCTTGACGCAGCATTTCGGTCTGTCGCCGCGTTGGCTGGACAGCGTGCCGTTGGGTGGCGCTGCCGCTGTCGTGTCATTGCGCCGCGCCGCGCGAGCCGTGCAGGCCGGTGACGCGGATATCGTCGCCTGCGTGGCCGGCGACACCAACCACGTCGACAGCTTCCGCAAGACGCTCGCGCATTTCTCGCGCTTCGCGCAGGACGCGGTTTATCCGTATGCCGCCGGCGGCGCCAATGCGAGCTTCGCGATGATCGCCCGCAATTACATGGACACGTACGGCGCCAAGCGCGAGGACTTCGGCAAGATCTGCGTGGCGCAGCGCGAGAATGCGTTGTCCTATCCGTACGCGCTGATGAAGTCGCCGCTGACCCTGGACGCCTATATGGGGGCGCGACCGATCGCCGATCCGATCCATCTGTTCGATTGCGTGATGCCGTGCGCCGGGGCGGAAGCGTTTCTGGTGTGCCGCGAGGAAACCGCCCAGTCGCTTGGCCTGCCTTGGGTTCGTCTGCTGTCCACCATCGAACGCCACAACGCATTCGGCGACGATCCCGTTCAGGTGCGCGGCGGTTGGGTGGTGGATATCGACGAGCTGTGGGCGATGGCCGGGGTGAAGCCGACCGATATCGATTTCGTCGAGACTTACGACGACTATCCTGTGATCTCGATGATGCAGTTCGAGGATCTGGGCTTCTGCAAGAAAGGCGAGGGCCCGGATTTCGTGCGCAGCCACTCTTTCACCAATGACGGCGACTTTCCGCACAACACCTCCGGCGGCCAGTTGTCGGTCGGGCAGGCGGGTGCCGCCGGCGGTCATCTCGGCGTGGTCGAAGCCATCCGGCAACTGACCGGCGCGGCGCTGGGCGCGCAGGTGCCCAATGCGAAGCTCGGCCTCGTCTCCGGCTTCGGCATGATCAATTACGACCGCGGCCTGTCATCGGCCGCGGCGATCCTGGCGAGGCCGACATGA
- a CDS encoding SDR family oxidoreductase — translation MTEPLARPKRKNPLARTRAPLLPPQARSRTAQGLTAAAAEGRFMLQVCGECGTVAYPPREACPSCLSPKLPFKDVDRNGTVLSETTVHISPEPYFRERPPRRIGLVKLDAGPTAVAYLHGDVMPKARVRLDLKLDRGGAPVMFALPQEDTPNMADDPALREMTCDPKFRRALVTDGRGPLGQALAKALVDAGASLVFVGIDNSWKPFPGEDKLRALAGVEIVPLDLTDSNSVTELAQQIGGRVDIVVNTAEHVRAGGVVGHGLSDARDAMELRYFGLLRLAQAFGPVLRMRGADGVNSAAAFVNLLSVHALAAWPAYGVFSAVEAACLSAGQSLRAELRGGGVKVVNAFAGPLETEWYQTVPPPKVAPSALAKAVIDALRKGTEDVFVGDVAQDIRARLAVNPKALERELGE, via the coding sequence ATGACCGAACCGCTGGCCCGGCCCAAACGCAAGAACCCGCTGGCGCGCACCCGCGCGCCGCTGCTGCCGCCGCAAGCGCGCAGCCGCACGGCGCAGGGCCTCACCGCCGCAGCGGCCGAGGGCCGCTTCATGCTTCAGGTGTGCGGCGAATGCGGCACGGTCGCCTATCCGCCGCGCGAAGCCTGTCCGTCGTGTCTGTCGCCGAAGCTGCCGTTCAAGGATGTCGACCGGAACGGCACGGTGCTCAGCGAGACGACGGTGCACATTTCGCCGGAGCCTTATTTCCGCGAACGGCCGCCGCGCCGCATTGGCCTCGTCAAGCTCGATGCCGGTCCGACCGCGGTCGCGTATCTGCACGGCGACGTGATGCCGAAGGCGCGCGTGCGTCTCGATCTCAAGCTCGACCGCGGCGGCGCGCCGGTGATGTTCGCGCTGCCGCAGGAGGACACACCCAACATGGCCGACGATCCGGCGTTACGTGAAATGACCTGCGATCCCAAATTCCGGCGCGCGCTCGTCACCGACGGCCGCGGGCCGCTCGGGCAGGCGCTGGCGAAGGCGCTGGTCGATGCCGGCGCGTCGCTCGTCTTCGTCGGCATCGACAACAGCTGGAAGCCGTTTCCCGGTGAGGACAAGCTGCGCGCGCTCGCAGGCGTCGAAATCGTGCCGCTCGATCTCACCGACAGCAATTCGGTGACGGAACTGGCGCAGCAGATCGGCGGCCGTGTCGATATCGTCGTCAACACCGCGGAGCATGTCCGCGCCGGCGGAGTCGTGGGTCACGGTCTGAGCGACGCGCGCGACGCGATGGAGCTGCGCTATTTCGGCCTGCTGCGTCTCGCGCAGGCGTTCGGGCCGGTGCTGCGCATGCGCGGCGCCGATGGCGTCAACTCGGCCGCCGCTTTCGTCAATCTGTTGTCGGTGCATGCGCTGGCCGCCTGGCCCGCTTACGGCGTCTTCTCGGCCGTGGAAGCCGCGTGCCTGTCGGCGGGGCAAAGCCTGCGGGCCGAACTGCGCGGGGGCGGTGTGAAGGTGGTCAATGCTTTTGCCGGTCCGCTCGAGACCGAATGGTACCAGACCGTGCCGCCACCGAAGGTCGCGCCGTCAGCGCTCGCCAAGGCGGTGATCGACGCCCTGCGCAAGGGCACGGAAGATGTTTTCGTCGGTGACGTCGCGCAAGATATCCGCGCGCGGCTCGCCGTTAATCCCAAGGCGCTCGAGCGCGAGCTCGGCGAATAA
- a CDS encoding cyclase family protein — protein sequence MSAPDLLSFAKAVSSGAIRVVDLTQTLSPEFPIIALPPEFGQCAPFRLEEISRYDERGPAWYWNNFTVGEHTGTHFDAPIHWVSGKDLPNNAVDTIAPEKFIAPVCVIDCSADSTADPDFLLTVERIESWEKQHGRIEAGSWVFLRTDWSKRDYKAYANLKEDGAHTPGPAAEAVKWLVEERDVLGFGTETIGTDAGQAHLFNPPFPAHFFMHGKGRYGLQCLTNLDQLPAKGAVVVAAPLKIKQGSGSPLRVLALIASK from the coding sequence ATGAGTGCTCCCGATCTTCTCTCCTTTGCCAAAGCGGTGTCGTCCGGTGCGATCCGCGTCGTCGATCTGACGCAGACGCTCTCTCCGGAATTTCCGATCATCGCGCTGCCGCCCGAGTTCGGCCAATGCGCGCCGTTCCGCCTGGAGGAGATTTCGCGTTACGACGAGCGCGGCCCGGCTTGGTACTGGAACAACTTCACCGTCGGCGAGCACACCGGCACGCATTTCGACGCGCCGATCCATTGGGTGTCCGGCAAGGATCTGCCGAACAACGCCGTCGACACCATTGCGCCGGAGAAGTTCATCGCGCCGGTCTGCGTGATCGACTGCTCGGCCGACTCGACGGCCGATCCCGATTTCCTGCTGACTGTGGAGCGTATCGAATCCTGGGAGAAGCAGCACGGCCGCATCGAGGCGGGCAGTTGGGTCTTCCTGCGCACCGACTGGTCGAAGCGCGATTACAAGGCCTACGCCAATCTAAAGGAGGATGGGGCGCACACGCCGGGCCCCGCCGCCGAGGCGGTGAAGTGGCTGGTCGAGGAACGTGACGTGCTCGGCTTCGGCACCGAGACCATCGGTACGGATGCGGGACAGGCGCATCTGTTCAATCCGCCGTTCCCGGCGCATTTCTTCATGCACGGCAAGGGCCGGTATGGCCTGCAGTGCCTGACCAACCTCGATCAGCTGCCGGCCAAGGGCGCCGTCGTCGTCGCCGCGCCGTTGAAGATCAAGCAGGGCTCCGGCAGCCCGCTTCGTGTTCTCGCCCTCATCGCCTCGAAGTAG
- a CDS encoding ATP-dependent acyl-CoA ligase: MLQTRELDLTLTKAFPPERRNVPDMLRMQAAQYGDRTLFACGETRWTYAETVDIAARTGGLLAAHGIARGDRVAIICGNKPEIMQLVLGAAWIGAVSVPINAASRGFQLQHMLGNSGAKILAVDAEFIEALEGLDFSALPLERIWLIGTPKAAPAAKPIPIDALPPATVAAPAATIAPGDLFTILYTSGTTGLSKGVCCPHAQYFWWALYTGWQLGVRAGDVLHTPLPLFHTNALNCFFQALLHGATQVAEPKFSVSGFWPALEKSGATVTYLLGAMVPMLLSRAPSPAEKAHKVRVALAPGVPGNYHAEFTERTGVVLLDGYGSTESNLIMASYVDDRKPGTMGKLVPGMEARIVDDNDEEVPDGTPGELILRCDHPFGFATGYFAMPEKTVEAWRNLWLHTGDRVVRDADGYYRFMDRMKDAIRRRGENISSFEVEQVLIRHPAVALAAIFPVSSDLAEDEVMAAIILKDGATATEEEMVRFCEGKMSYFAIPRFVEFVDSLPRTENGKVQKFKLRERGRTAATWDREKAGVVLKR; this comes from the coding sequence ATGTTGCAGACTCGCGAGCTCGATCTGACGCTGACCAAGGCGTTTCCGCCGGAGCGCCGCAACGTGCCTGACATGCTGCGCATGCAGGCGGCGCAGTACGGCGACCGGACATTGTTCGCCTGCGGTGAAACGCGCTGGACCTATGCCGAGACGGTCGATATCGCCGCGCGCACCGGCGGCCTTCTCGCGGCGCACGGCATCGCGCGCGGCGACCGCGTCGCGATCATCTGCGGCAACAAGCCCGAGATCATGCAGCTCGTGCTCGGCGCGGCCTGGATCGGTGCGGTGTCGGTGCCGATCAACGCCGCCTCGCGCGGCTTCCAGCTTCAGCACATGCTGGGCAATTCCGGCGCCAAGATCCTCGCCGTCGATGCTGAGTTTATCGAGGCGCTGGAAGGTCTGGACTTTTCGGCCTTGCCGCTCGAACGCATTTGGCTGATCGGCACGCCGAAGGCCGCGCCGGCCGCGAAGCCGATCCCGATCGACGCCTTGCCGCCGGCAACGGTCGCCGCGCCGGCCGCGACCATCGCGCCGGGCGATCTCTTCACCATCCTCTACACATCCGGCACCACGGGCCTGTCGAAAGGCGTCTGCTGTCCGCACGCGCAATATTTCTGGTGGGCTCTCTATACCGGATGGCAGCTCGGCGTGCGGGCGGGCGACGTCTTGCACACGCCGCTGCCGTTGTTTCACACCAACGCGCTCAACTGCTTCTTCCAGGCGCTGCTGCATGGCGCGACGCAAGTGGCCGAGCCGAAGTTCTCCGTGTCCGGCTTCTGGCCGGCGCTGGAGAAATCCGGCGCGACGGTGACGTATCTGCTCGGCGCCATGGTGCCGATGCTGTTGTCGCGCGCGCCGTCGCCGGCGGAAAAGGCGCACAAGGTGCGCGTCGCGCTGGCGCCCGGGGTGCCCGGCAACTACCACGCCGAGTTCACCGAGCGCACCGGCGTCGTCCTGCTCGACGGCTACGGCTCGACCGAGAGCAACCTGATCATGGCTTCCTATGTCGACGACCGGAAGCCGGGCACCATGGGCAAACTGGTGCCGGGCATGGAAGCGCGCATCGTCGACGACAACGATGAGGAGGTGCCGGACGGCACGCCGGGCGAACTGATCTTGCGCTGCGATCATCCGTTCGGCTTCGCCACCGGTTACTTCGCCATGCCCGAGAAGACGGTCGAGGCCTGGCGCAATCTCTGGCTTCACACCGGCGATCGCGTCGTACGCGATGCCGACGGCTATTACCGTTTCATGGATCGCATGAAGGACGCGATCCGCCGCCGCGGCGAGAACATCTCGTCCTTCGAGGTCGAGCAGGTGCTGATCCGCCATCCGGCGGTCGCGCTCGCGGCGATATTCCCGGTGTCGTCCGACCTCGCCGAGGACGAGGTGATGGCGGCGATCATCCTCAAGGACGGCGCCACTGCCACCGAGGAGGAGATGGTTCGCTTCTGCGAAGGCAAGATGTCGTACTTCGCCATCCCGCGGTTTGTGGAATTCGTCGACAGCCTGCCGCGCACGGAAAACGGCAAGGTGCAGAAGTTCAAGTTGCGGGAGCGTGGCCGGACCGCGGCGACGTGGGATCGCGAGAAGGCGGGCGTGGTCTTGAAGAGATAA
- a CDS encoding phytoene desaturase family protein yields the protein MTTYDAIVVGAGHNGLAAAVHLAAKGWKVAVVEQAKEAGGAVKTREVTLPGFKHDLFATNLSMFAGSPFFAAYKDTLIENGLGLVGATDTFSSAFADGTWLGVSTDLETTAKRIAALSPRDAEAWCKMFADFAQDAPHIFALLGAPMPSWGSVKALWGVYRAKRMAGIGALARLVLSSPRDFLDAHFENEKLKVMMASWGLHLDFGPDVAGGALFPYLESMANQSFGMALGQGGAATVVNALVSTLTSLGGELHLGRAVERIETSGGRATSVRLSGGEVFSAKRAIIANAHPKLVFGRLLAADTERTAFDAKVAAFRAGPGTMMIHLALSSLPDWKAGKQLKKFAYVHLAPSFEAMASAYTEACSGLLPREPVLVVGQPTAIDPSRAPEGNHVLWVQVRVLPAAIRGDAAGEIGATHWDEAKELYAARVLALLESYAPGLSGKILGGAVFSPLDIERENPNLIGGDNLSGSHHLDQNFVFRPVFGWSRYKTPVDGLYLCGASTWPGAGVGAGSGFMVAKMLAG from the coding sequence ATGACCACCTATGACGCCATCGTCGTCGGCGCCGGCCATAATGGCCTTGCCGCCGCGGTGCATCTGGCCGCCAAGGGCTGGAAAGTGGCTGTGGTCGAGCAGGCCAAAGAGGCCGGCGGCGCGGTCAAGACGCGCGAAGTCACGCTGCCGGGCTTCAAGCACGACCTGTTCGCCACCAATCTGAGCATGTTCGCCGGCTCGCCGTTCTTTGCGGCCTATAAGGATACGCTGATCGAGAACGGTCTCGGCCTTGTCGGTGCGACCGACACCTTCTCCAGCGCTTTTGCCGACGGTACGTGGCTCGGCGTAAGCACCGATCTCGAGACTACGGCCAAGCGCATCGCGGCCTTGTCGCCGCGCGACGCCGAGGCTTGGTGCAAGATGTTCGCGGACTTCGCGCAGGACGCGCCGCACATCTTCGCGCTGCTTGGGGCGCCGATGCCGTCATGGGGCTCGGTAAAAGCGTTGTGGGGCGTCTACCGCGCCAAGCGCATGGCCGGGATCGGCGCGTTGGCGCGGCTCGTCCTCTCGTCGCCGCGCGATTTCCTCGACGCGCATTTCGAGAACGAAAAGCTGAAAGTCATGATGGCCTCTTGGGGCCTGCATCTCGACTTCGGCCCGGATGTGGCCGGCGGCGCGCTGTTTCCATATCTGGAATCGATGGCCAATCAGAGCTTCGGCATGGCGCTGGGGCAGGGCGGCGCGGCAACCGTCGTCAATGCGCTGGTGAGCACCCTGACGTCGCTGGGAGGCGAACTGCATCTCGGCCGCGCTGTCGAACGCATCGAAACCTCGGGCGGCCGTGCCACGTCGGTGCGCCTTTCCGGCGGCGAGGTTTTTTCGGCCAAGCGGGCGATCATCGCCAACGCTCATCCCAAGCTCGTCTTTGGCCGATTGCTGGCGGCCGATACCGAGCGCACCGCGTTCGATGCCAAGGTCGCGGCTTTCCGCGCCGGGCCGGGCACGATGATGATCCATCTCGCGCTGTCGAGCCTGCCGGATTGGAAGGCGGGCAAACAGCTCAAGAAGTTTGCTTACGTGCATCTCGCACCAAGCTTCGAGGCCATGGCCTCCGCTTATACGGAGGCGTGCTCCGGCCTGTTGCCGCGTGAGCCGGTGCTGGTGGTTGGCCAGCCGACCGCCATCGATCCTTCACGCGCGCCGGAAGGCAACCATGTGCTGTGGGTTCAGGTGCGGGTGCTGCCGGCCGCGATCCGCGGCGATGCCGCCGGCGAGATCGGCGCGACCCATTGGGACGAAGCCAAGGAGCTTTATGCCGCGCGCGTGCTCGCATTGCTCGAAAGCTATGCGCCGGGCCTGTCCGGCAAGATTCTCGGCGGCGCGGTTTTCTCCCCGCTCGATATCGAGCGTGAAAATCCGAATCTGATCGGCGGCGACAATCTTTCGGGCAGTCATCACCTCGATCAGAATTTCGTCTTCCGGCCGGTGTTCGGCTGGTCGCGCTACAAGACCCCAGTCGACGGTCTCTATCTTTGCGGCGCGTCGACCTGGCCGGGCGCTGGCGTCGGCGCCGGCTCCGGCTTCATGGTTGCGAAGATGCTGGCGGGGTGA
- the dctP gene encoding TRAP transporter substrate-binding protein DctP — protein MRKLAALTTLALFGLSGAALAQEVTLRAVTSFAEKTTYSRGFERFIERVNETGKGIIRINYIGGPKAMPPFEVGNALKNGVVDIANVTGAFYTNVMPEADAWKLRQVPMAEVRKNGGFDYMAAIYAQKMNAIFLANFVGDNPFHLYLNKKITGPDMAGLKLRITPVYRDFFQAQGATVVQTAPGEVYTALERGVVDGYGWPITGIFDLGWHEKTKYRVDPGFYTAEVSALVNKTTWDKLTPQQKAILQKAGEEAEKEGVAEFAKLNAEDTEKQAKAGIEAIKFDAANTKLFLDKAYEAGWAGIIRQSPEHGPKLRGFFSKAN, from the coding sequence ATGCGCAAACTCGCAGCGCTCACCACACTTGCTTTATTCGGACTGTCGGGCGCCGCGCTCGCGCAGGAAGTCACCTTGCGGGCCGTCACGTCCTTTGCCGAGAAGACAACTTATTCGCGTGGTTTTGAACGTTTCATCGAGCGCGTGAATGAGACGGGCAAGGGCATCATCCGCATCAACTACATCGGCGGGCCGAAGGCGATGCCGCCGTTCGAGGTGGGCAATGCGCTCAAGAACGGCGTGGTCGATATCGCCAACGTCACCGGCGCCTTCTACACGAACGTGATGCCGGAAGCGGACGCCTGGAAGCTGCGGCAGGTGCCGATGGCCGAAGTGCGCAAGAACGGCGGCTTCGACTACATGGCCGCCATCTACGCGCAGAAGATGAACGCGATCTTCCTGGCGAACTTCGTCGGCGACAATCCGTTTCATCTTTATCTGAACAAGAAGATCACCGGCCCCGACATGGCTGGCCTCAAGCTGCGCATCACGCCGGTCTATCGCGACTTCTTCCAGGCGCAGGGCGCGACCGTCGTGCAGACCGCGCCGGGCGAAGTGTACACCGCGCTGGAGCGCGGCGTGGTCGACGGTTACGGCTGGCCGATCACCGGCATCTTCGATCTCGGCTGGCACGAGAAGACCAAGTACCGCGTCGATCCGGGCTTTTACACCGCGGAGGTTTCGGCGCTGGTCAACAAGACCACCTGGGACAAGCTGACGCCGCAGCAGAAGGCTATTCTGCAGAAGGCGGGCGAAGAAGCCGAGAAGGAAGGCGTCGCCGAGTTCGCCAAGCTCAACGCCGAGGATACCGAGAAGCAGGCCAAAGCGGGCATCGAAGCGATCAAGTTCGATGCCGCCAACACCAAGCTCTTCCTCGACAAGGCCTATGAGGCCGGTTGGGCCGGCATCATCCGGCAGAGCCCGGAGCATGGTCCGAAGCTGCGCGGCTTCTTCTCGAAGGCGAATTGA